In a genomic window of Neoarius graeffei isolate fNeoGra1 chromosome 13, fNeoGra1.pri, whole genome shotgun sequence:
- the LOC132896860 gene encoding zinc finger BED domain-containing protein 4-like, translated as MASDSNKAKQITEKIAQMIAMSDQPFSLVEDAGFLLLLEHLEPRYNMPSRHYFVEKALPALQKKIRDKLLVQLAEASDVAFTTDIWSSSVCPMSLLSLTAQWVDSKFVLRRATLHVREFRGSHTAERIQQAIEEMLNNWGIDKKRVHVILRDNAANMKRAMLDLGVQSVGCVAHSCQLVVHEGLLSQRSVTYALANARKIVGHFKHSPLAYSRLEDIQMDLNMDVKRLKQDVQTRWNSSYYMLQSLLEQKRALSVYAAERTLPATLTAHQWELMTKTAEVLAPFEELTRDVSRETASAADVIPTITVLRRVLSREDDHDQGIRTMKRTLLEAVEKRFADVETEPIFYMATLLDPRYKDGFFNKAGHLTLAKDNLIQEVAKMEERRATSEEPEATAEPVSKSPCFEGCSSLASAFEEILQERQSQARSVSTTSAEVQVQTYFSQQTTPKRSNPLQYWKDHAAQFPSLAAVATKYLCAPCSSVDSERLFSAVANVLDEKRNRLSSDHVEMLIFIKKNIHTIL; from the exons ATGGCCAGCGACAGTAATAAGGCAAAACAAATTACAGAAAAGATTGCCCAAATGATAGCGATGAGTGACCAACCATTCTCCCTGGTAGAGGACGCTGGATTTCTCCTGCTTTTAGAGCACCTGGAACCTAGGTACAATATGCCCTCACGTCACTACTTCGTTGAAAAAGCACTGCCAGCACTACAGAAAAAGATCCGTGACAAGCTACTTGTGCAATTAGCAGAGGCGTCTGATGTCGCGTTTACCACAGACATCTGGAGTTCCTCTGTGTGTCCAATGTCATTATTAAGTCTCACTGCGCAATGGGTAGACAGCAAGTTTGTTTTACGTCGTGCGACCTTGCATGTCAGGGAATTCCGTGGATCCCACACAGCAGAACGTATCCAGCAGGCGATAGAAGAGATGCTAAACAACTGGGGAATCGACAAAAAACGAGTACATGTCATTTTGCGCGATAATGCTGCAAATATGAAGAGAGCCATGCTGGATTTGGGAGTACAGAGTGTGGGCTGTGTCGCGCATTCTTGTCAGCTCGTTGTGCATGAGGGCCTGCTTTCACAGCGTAGTGTCACATACGCACTAGCCAACGCGAGGAAGATTGTAGGCCATTTCAAGCACTCGCCGCTGGCCTACTCCCGTCTGGAAGACATACAGATGGACTTGAACATGGATGTCAAGCGCCTGAAGCAAGATGTACAG ACAAGATGGAACAGCAGCTATTACATGCTGCAGAGTCTGCTGGAACAAAAACGGGCTCTCAGTGTGTATGCTGCTGAGCGCACCCTACCAGCAACACTGACTGCCCACCAATGGGAGCTCATGACAAAGACAGCAGAGGTTCTCGCTCCCTTTGAAGAACTGACCAGAGATGTGAGCAGAGAGACTGCATCTGCAGCTGATGTTATTCCTACCATCACtg tcCTCAGACGTGTCTTGTCTCGTGAGGATGACCATGACCAGGGGATCAGGACCATGAAGAGGACTCTCCTGGAGGCAGTGGAGAAGCGCTTTGCTGATGTGGAAACAGAACCCATCTTCTACATGGCCACGCTACTAGACCCCAGATACAAAgatgg TTTCTTCAACAAGGCAGGCCACCTGACGCTTGCCAAAGACAATCTCATCCAGGAGGTGGCGAAGATGGAGGAGAGGAGGGCCACCAGTGAAGAGCCAGAGGCCACAGCAGAGCCAGTGAGCAAGTCCCCATGTTTTGAAGGATGCAGCAGCCTGGCCAGTGCCTTTGAGGAGATCTTGCAAGAGAGGCAGTCACAGGCCCGGTCAGTGAGTACCACATCAGCAGAGGTGCAGGTGCAGACCTACTTCTCACAGCAAACCACCCCCAAGAGGAGCAATCCTCTTCAGTACTGGAAGGATCATGCTGCTCAGTTCCCATCACTTGCTGCTGTTGCTACCAAGTATCTCTGTGCCCCCTGCAGCTCTGTGGACAGCGAAAGACTTTTTAGTGCTGTCGCAAATGTCCTTGATGAGAAAAGGAACCGGCTCTCATCTGACCATGTTGAGATGCtaattttcatcaagaaaaacataCATACTATTTTGTAA